A window of Flavobacterium psychrophilum genomic DNA:
ATTGTTCAATAAACGAGCAGTATAATATGCTTCGATTGCTAAAAACAAAATGAAAATCACAAAAAAATTAACTTTTTCTGTAGGATTTTGACCTGTATTAGCCAATATTGGACGTATAAAAACATAGCTCCCTGCCATCTTAATAGTGGTAAGCAATAAAAACGCGAAGCCTACTTGTGTATGGCTTATCGTACTTACTTTTATAAGAATACCCAGTATAATTAAAGAGAATATTAGAAAAAAAGCATAGACTAATGCGAGTGGATACTGAAAACCCTGTATCTCATATTCCATCCCGGGAATTTGATAAACAAGAAAATTTACGATGAAAAACACTACTGCCAGACCGGCAGTCCTGATAAAAACGCTAGTGTAATTTTTATCCATTAATTATATTTATTGAGTTGATTAACCTGACGTATTACATTATATAGTGCAATAAAAACACCAAGAAGTGTAAAAATCATTTGATTGGTATTGGATGTATTTCCATACTTTTCGTCCAGCCAGTTGCCAAACCATGAGAACAAGAATATTACTACACCCATTTGAACAGGTATATTAATAAGTGCTATCCACTTGTTTCTTTTTTTCTTATCCTGGTTGCTGTTGCTGGTCATTTGGTTTTTGTGATGGCTTTGCGGGCGTTCTCATTATACACGATGCGCTAAATTCGGCACCCGGCTCTACAGAGAGCCTGCTCGTTATAACTTCTCCAAGTATGTGTGCCTTAGATTTTACATTAAGCATTTCGGCAACTTCTATCTTGCCGTTAAACCTGCCTTCTATATCGGCATTCTTGCATTTAATATCGCCTGTAACACTGCCGGCAGGCCCAATAACGATTTTACCTTTGGTAGTAAAATTACCGGTAAGTTCGCCGTCCAGCCTAAAGTCGGCGTGCGAAATAATATCTCCTTTTATAATTGTGCCTTCTACTATCCTGTTGGTTTTACCAAGCAGGTCGGTATACGACTTTTGTTGTTTTTCAAACATCCTTATTCTATCGCTAAAAATTCGGTAAAATTCTTTTTTATCTGTACTACCTTGTAATCTTCGGTAGAAATGATAACCGGCGT
This region includes:
- a CDS encoding F0F1-ATPase subunit, which gives rise to MTSNSNQDKKKRNKWIALINIPVQMGVVIFLFSWFGNWLDEKYGNTSNTNQMIFTLLGVFIALYNVIRQVNQLNKYN